The genomic DNA ATTTATCTGATAGTGGAAAACATTTTTTATTAAGATTAGCTAGAGAAACAATTGGCTATTATTTAGAGAATAAAGAAATATTGAGAATAGATAAAGATAAAATTCCCCTTGAATTAAATTTTAAAAGTGGTTGTTTTGTGACATTAAAAAAAGAAGGTGATTTAAGAGGTTGTATTGGTACATTTAATTTTAATGAATATATCTATAATAATGTAGTGTTAATGTCAATTGAAGCTTCCTTTAGAGATCCAAGGTTCCCACCATTGAGAAAAGATGAGTTAAATAGTATTGATATAGAGATCTCTGTATTAACCCCAATGGTAAAACTAAGTGATTTTAATGAAATTGAGATTGGTAGAGATGGTTTATATGTTGTAATGGGCTATAATTCAGGAGTATTGCTGCCACAGGTTGCAGTGGAAAATAATTGGGATAGAGAAACATTTTTATCTTATACCTGTTTGAAAGCTGGACTTCCTGCAGATGCGTGGAAGAAATATGGTTTAAATGACCCAAAATTTGCTATTTACAAATTTAGTGCCATTGTGTTTGGGGAATAAGAATATAAAGCTAAATAATTTTTGTAGTTTCATATATAATTACTATGGATAATGCCAAAAAAATTACTTATTTTGCCAGAATAAGAGAAATTCTTTTTTTGTTTATTAAATTCGGTTTTATAAATTATCTAGAAGACATAAAATTATCAAAAGTAATAAGGTATATTGCAAAAATTTTTACTTTAGGAAGATTGGGTTATCTGAAAGGAATACCTACAGAGGTTAGATTAAGGCAGTTAATAGAAGCATTAGGAACTACCTTTATTAAGGTTGGTCAATTTCTACAAATCAGATCAGAGCTTTTGCCAGAAAATTATATTAAGGAGCTGAGGAAACTAAATGATAGTGTTGCCTCTCAGGAGTTTGAGCAAATTAAGGAAGTGATAGAAGGGGATTTTAAAAAAAATATAGATGAGATTTTTGATTATATTGAAGAAAAACCTGTGGCATCAGCATCTATAGCACAAGTTCATAGAGCAAGACTTAAAAATGGTGATATTGTTGCACTGAAGGTAAAGAGAAAAGGTATAACAAATAGGATAAAGATTGATTTAAAAATAATTAAGTGGTTGGCCAGGCGAATGCAAAAGTATCTTCCTGAGGCAAGAAGGTTTAATTTTCTAGAATTAGCTGATGAATTTGCTAGTCAGCTACTTAAAGAATTAGATTTTGTACTAGAGGCTAACTATATTGAAGATTTTAGGAATTTTTTTAAAAATGAAGAAAACTTGAAGATACCAAAAGTATACTTTGATTATACAAGTAATAATATAATTACAATGGAGTTCTTAGAAGGGATACCTATTGACAATGTATCAGATCTCAAAAATAAAGGTATTAATACTGGTTTTATTGCTAAATATGGTGTTAATATATATTTAAAACAAGTTTTTGAACATAATATATTCCATGCTGATCCACATCCTGGTAATTTCTTAATAAGTGGTGACGGAAAACTTATTTTACTTGATTTTGGTATAATCGGTAAGGTCGACAAGCAATTACTTGTGCATTTAGGCAATCTGTTTATAGCTATAATTAAATTTGACGTTGATGGGCTTACTAATGAATTACGAAAATATGGACTTTTAAAAGAAGATACCAATATAAGAAGTTTTAGAAATGATTTATTTGATATTTTGTTAACTGTATATGACAAAGAAATAAAGAGAATAGATATGAATAAGCTATATTATAATTTTATGGAATTATCTAGAAGGTATAATATAAAGCTATCTAGGGATTATATATTGATTATAAAGACATTTTCTTTTTTAGAGTATTATGGCAGGAAATTATCTCCAGATTTTAATGCTATAGCTGAACTAAGACCCTATGCTAATAGAATTATAAAAGAAAAGTATAGGCTGGAATATCTATTCTCAAAGAGTGGAGATGTAGTTTTTGATTATATTAAATTAGTTGATAGGTTACCAAGCGATTATTCAATGTTGGTTGAGAAATTTGCAAAAGATAGAATAACGATAAATTTTGTACATAAAGGTTTAGATGGTTTTGCCACAGATATTAGTAAAGCGAGCAACAAACTATCATTTAGTGTTATTATTGGGGCAACTATTTTGGCCTCCTCTATTTTTGTTTATACTGGTGTTGGGCCTAAATTGTTTAATATTCCAATTTTTGGATTAATTGGGTTTCTCATTGCTGGTGTTCTTGGTTTGGGTCTAGCTGTTGGAATATTGCGGTCAGGAAAACTCTAGATGGAGTTATTAGATGGATTAATTTTGGGTATTATTCAAGGTTTTACAGAATTTTTGCCAATTAGTAGTTCTGCTCATTTAGTAATTACGGAAAAACTGTTAAATATAGATTATGAGGGGATCATTTTAGAGGTATTGTTGCATGTGGCAACATTATTGTCTGTTTTAATATACTTTAGAAAGAGATTGTTTAATATATTTAAAGGTTTGTTGGTTGTATTTAATGATAAATATAGAGTTTATTATTATGAAAATAAAAGATTTATTTATAGCATCATTATTGGTACTATACCAACAGCTTTTATAGGTTTTTATCTCAATCAATATATTAATATGCTTTTTAATAACATAGAGTTAGTTGGATATTGCTTGATAATTACATCTATTTTTTTAATAATTTCAGATTTTTTTAAGACTAATGGAGAGTTGACTTTAGTAAAATCTTTTATAATAGGTATTGCTCAGGGTTTTGCAGTATTTCCTGGTATATCTAGAAGTGGCATTACCATATCAAGTGGTTTAATGATGAATATTAGAAGGGAAACTGTAGCAGAGTTTTCTTTTTTATTGTCAATACCTTCAATTATAGGGGCATTAATTTTAAAGATAGATGAAATCCAAGGTTTGCAATTAATTGAATACAAGATATATCTATTTGCTTTTATAAGTTCTTTTTTATCAGGTTTATTTGCTATCTACATTGTCTTAAAGGTTGTGAAACTTGCAAAATTTAGAATTTTTGCTTTATATTGTTTACTATTAGGTATATATAGTATACTATGGCTTTAGATAAAAATTATAACTTATTGCTAAACTTTGTTATTTTTTTATTTATTTTTATAGGGTTTTTTCTTCTCTTATCACTTCTTTCATATTCAAGTAGTGATCCCTCCTTTAGCCATATAGTCTTCACTAATTTTGATCAAAAGGTTGAAAATATATGTGGTAAATTTGGTGCATATATTTCAGATATATTATTATGGTTTTTAGGATGGACTAGTATTTTTATACCCTTTGTTTGTTTTTTTATGATTTTTTCAATAATTTTTTATAGGAAAGGAGTTATTGATCTCTTTAAGTTAATATTTTCTGTAAGCGCCTTATTATTATTGCTAATTGAATTATCTGCGTTAAGTGCTATGTTGTACCCAGAGTTAAATGTATTTGATAAATCTATAGGTGGCATATTTGGGTTAATTGCAAGGGATGTTTTAGCAAACTTATTTGGTAATGTTGGGGGGCTGATACTAATATTTTTTTTATTGTTGTTGACTTTTTTTGTCTTTATGGTTTCCACGCCTTACTTACAAGATATTCTATCGGTGAAATATTTGCCTTTTTTAAAAATTAAAAAAAAAAATAAATTAGATTACGCAAATAGAATTGCTAATAAGAGAAATGAGATAAAAGAGGTTAAAAATAAGAAGATAAATAAAGAAATAAATACTGTTAAAAAGGAGCTTAATATTAGAAACAGCTCAGTTTCTAATGTTTATAATGTGCCAGCTCAACTATTAGATGAAAGTACAAACACCCACTATAAGATAAAAGATAGTGAGTTAAAGGAGAAAGGTGTTAAGCTAGAACAAACCCTTAGAGATTTTGGTGTTCTTGGAAAGGTTAGAAGATTTAATCCAGGTCCAGTTGTTACGCTATATGAGTTTGAACCTGCAGCGGGGGTAAAAATAAATAAAATAACAAACCTAGAAAATGATATTGCCCTTGTTATGAGTGCTCTTAGTGTTAGAATTATTGCTCCTATTCCAGGTAAATCTGTTATAGGTATTGAATTACCAAATAAAATTATGGAAACTGTGGCTTTTAGCGAGCTTATTAAGACAGAAAAGTTTATAAATAGTAATTCTCCACTAACTATAGCGTTAGGTAAAAGTGTTTCAGGAGAGCCTTTTATAGCTGATTTAAGGAATATGCCACACCTATTAATAGCAGGCACAACGGGTAGCGGCAAATCAGTGTGTATAAATTCAATTATAACATCAATTTTATTTAAATCTGACCCTTCATTAGTGAAATTTATAATGGTAGATCCTAAAATGGTTGAATTAATGGTATATGATGGAATACCACATTTGGCTGCCCCAGTAGTAACAGATGCTAAAAC from Deferribacterota bacterium includes the following:
- a CDS encoding DNA translocase FtsK 4TM domain-containing protein, translated to MALDKNYNLLLNFVIFLFIFIGFFLLLSLLSYSSSDPSFSHIVFTNFDQKVENICGKFGAYISDILLWFLGWTSIFIPFVCFFMIFSIIFYRKGVIDLFKLIFSVSALLLLLIELSALSAMLYPELNVFDKSIGGIFGLIARDVLANLFGNVGGLILIFFLLLLTFFVFMVSTPYLQDILSVKYLPFLKIKKKNKLDYANRIANKRNEIKEVKNKKINKEINTVKKELNIRNSSVSNVYNVPAQLLDESTNTHYKIKDSELKEKGVKLEQTLRDFGVLGKVRRFNPGPVVTLYEFEPAAGVKINKITNLENDIALVMSALSVRIIAPIPGKSVIGIELPNKIMETVAFSELIKTEKFINSNSPLTIALGKSVSGEPFIADLRNMPHLLIAGTTGSGKSVCINSIITSILFKSDPSLVKFIMVDPKMVELMVYDGIPHLAAPVVTDAKTAPNVLKNVVIEMERRYRILAEKQSRNIESYNAESSDKMSYLVVIVDEFADLMLTAGKEVEQAVIRISQMARAVGIHLVLATQRPSVNVITGIIKANMPARLSFRVSSKVDSRTILDQNGAETLLGKGDSLFLPPGTSNPIRIHGCFLSEREVKNIVKYLKTLGEPNYNMDLLETSEKIDESEEEELDEKYYEALEFVKQKGEVSISLIQRHFRIGYNRAARIVELMEKKGIITPSDGTSKPRKVLI
- a CDS encoding undecaprenyl-diphosphate phosphatase translates to MELLDGLILGIIQGFTEFLPISSSAHLVITEKLLNIDYEGIILEVLLHVATLLSVLIYFRKRLFNIFKGLLVVFNDKYRVYYYENKRFIYSIIIGTIPTAFIGFYLNQYINMLFNNIELVGYCLIITSIFLIISDFFKTNGELTLVKSFIIGIAQGFAVFPGISRSGITISSGLMMNIRRETVAEFSFLLSIPSIIGALILKIDEIQGLQLIEYKIYLFAFISSFLSGLFAIYIVLKVVKLAKFRIFALYCLLLGIYSILWL
- the amrA gene encoding AmmeMemoRadiSam system protein A, coding for LSDSGKHFLLRLARETIGYYLENKEILRIDKDKIPLELNFKSGCFVTLKKEGDLRGCIGTFNFNEYIYNNVVLMSIEASFRDPRFPPLRKDELNSIDIEISVLTPMVKLSDFNEIEIGRDGLYVVMGYNSGVLLPQVAVENNWDRETFLSYTCLKAGLPADAWKKYGLNDPKFAIYKFSAIVFGE
- a CDS encoding AarF/ABC1/UbiB kinase family protein — protein: MDNAKKITYFARIREILFLFIKFGFINYLEDIKLSKVIRYIAKIFTLGRLGYLKGIPTEVRLRQLIEALGTTFIKVGQFLQIRSELLPENYIKELRKLNDSVASQEFEQIKEVIEGDFKKNIDEIFDYIEEKPVASASIAQVHRARLKNGDIVALKVKRKGITNRIKIDLKIIKWLARRMQKYLPEARRFNFLELADEFASQLLKELDFVLEANYIEDFRNFFKNEENLKIPKVYFDYTSNNIITMEFLEGIPIDNVSDLKNKGINTGFIAKYGVNIYLKQVFEHNIFHADPHPGNFLISGDGKLILLDFGIIGKVDKQLLVHLGNLFIAIIKFDVDGLTNELRKYGLLKEDTNIRSFRNDLFDILLTVYDKEIKRIDMNKLYYNFMELSRRYNIKLSRDYILIIKTFSFLEYYGRKLSPDFNAIAELRPYANRIIKEKYRLEYLFSKSGDVVFDYIKLVDRLPSDYSMLVEKFAKDRITINFVHKGLDGFATDISKASNKLSFSVIIGATILASSIFVYTGVGPKLFNIPIFGLIGFLIAGVLGLGLAVGILRSGKL